From Stigmatella erecta, one genomic window encodes:
- a CDS encoding AAA family ATPase gives MSELLSPAEVQGAAEVAAQVKQGLAQVLLDQETVVEQVVVAVLARGHVLLEGLPGLGKTELCKALARLLGLPFRRIQFTPDLLPGDITGTYVLEGEGRREFTFREGPLFANVVLADEINRSSPKTQSALLEAMQERSVTVLGQTRPLPEPFFVLATQNPIELEGTYPLPEAQLDRFLFRVQVPPVGARTLTTLLTTRVRGAPPVLPPLLDAERLARLFAAVDRVHLPVPVADFIGRLVEASDPRQPHAPEAVRRLVRYGASPRAALALAAAGRALSLMRGKPNVGFDEVVATAPAILNHRLVLAYEASLEKVAATDVIQALLQAVPEVPRG, from the coding sequence GTGTCTGAGCTCTTGAGCCCCGCCGAGGTGCAGGGTGCGGCGGAGGTGGCGGCCCAGGTGAAGCAGGGGCTCGCCCAGGTGTTGCTCGATCAGGAGACGGTCGTCGAGCAGGTGGTGGTGGCTGTGCTCGCGCGCGGGCACGTGCTCCTGGAGGGCTTGCCCGGCCTGGGGAAGACCGAGCTGTGCAAGGCGCTCGCGCGGCTCCTGGGCCTGCCCTTCCGCCGCATCCAGTTCACCCCGGACCTGCTGCCGGGCGACATCACCGGCACCTACGTGCTGGAGGGCGAGGGCCGCCGCGAGTTCACCTTCCGCGAGGGGCCCCTGTTCGCCAACGTCGTCCTCGCCGATGAAATCAACCGCTCCAGCCCCAAGACGCAGTCGGCCCTGCTGGAGGCGATGCAGGAGCGCAGCGTGACGGTGCTGGGCCAGACGCGCCCCCTGCCCGAGCCCTTCTTCGTGCTTGCCACGCAGAACCCCATCGAGCTGGAGGGCACCTACCCCCTGCCCGAGGCCCAGCTCGACCGCTTCCTCTTCCGGGTGCAGGTGCCCCCCGTGGGCGCGCGCACGCTCACCACCCTGCTCACCACGCGCGTGCGCGGGGCGCCGCCCGTGTTGCCGCCGCTGCTCGACGCGGAGCGCCTGGCGCGGCTCTTCGCCGCCGTGGACCGCGTGCACCTGCCCGTGCCCGTGGCGGACTTCATCGGCCGGCTCGTGGAGGCCTCGGATCCGCGCCAGCCCCACGCCCCGGAGGCCGTGCGCCGCCTGGTGCGCTATGGCGCCTCGCCTCGCGCCGCGCTCGCGCTCGCCGCCGCGGGCCGGGCCCTGTCGCTGATGCGCGGCAAGCCCAACGTGGGCTTCGACGAGGTGGTGGCCACGGCGCCCGCCATCCTCAACCACCGGCTCGTGCTCGCCTACGAGGCCTCGCTGGAGAAGGTGGCCGCCACCGACGTCATCCAGGCGCTGCTCCAGGCCGTGCCCGAGGTGCCGCGTGGGTAG